A portion of the Saimiri boliviensis isolate mSaiBol1 chromosome 1, mSaiBol1.pri, whole genome shotgun sequence genome contains these proteins:
- the LOC101039537 gene encoding carbohydrate sulfotransferase 6 — MWLPRVSSTAVTALLLAQTFLLLFLISRPGPSPRACGEERVHVLVLSSWRSGSSFVGQLFSQHPDVFYLMEPAWHVWTTLSQGSAATLHMAVRDLVRSVFLCDMDVFDAYLPWRRNLSDLFQWAVSRALCSPPACSAFPRGAISSEAVCKPLCARRPFSLAQEACRSYSHVVLKEVRFFNLQVLYPLLSDPALNLHIVHLVRDPRAVLRSREAAAKALARDNGIVLGTNGTWVEADPGLRVVREVCRSHVRIAEAATLKPPPFLRGRYRLVRFEDLAREPLAEIRALYAFTGLSLTPQLEAWIHNITHGSGPGARREAFKTSSRNALNVSQAWRHTLPFAKIRRVQELCTGALQLLGYRPLYSEAEQRDLALDLVLPRGLNSFSWASSTASHPRH, encoded by the coding sequence ATGTGGCTGCCACGCGTCTCCAGCACAGCAGTGACTGCACTCCTCCTGGCGCagaccttcctcctcctctttctgatCTCCCGGCCAGGGCCCTCACCCAGAGCGTGCGGTGAGGAGCGCGTGCACGTGCTAGTGCTGTCTTCGTGGCGCTCGGGCTCGTCCTTTGTGGGCCAGCTCTTCAGCCAGCACCCCGACGTCTTCTACCTGATGGAGCCTGCGTGGCACGTGTGGACCACCCTGTCACAGGGCAGCGCCGCAACGCTGCACATGGCCGTGCGCGACCTGGTGCGCTCTGTCTTCTTGTGTGACATGGACGTGTTTGATGCCTATCTGCCTTGGCGACGCAACCTGTCCGACCTCTTCCAGTGGGCCGTGAGCCGCGCACTGTGCTCGCCACCCGCCTGCAGCGCCTTCCCCCGAGGCGCCATCAGCAGTGAGGCGGTGTGCAAGCCACTGTGCGCGCGGAGGCCCTTCAGCCTGGCCCAGGAGGCCTGCCGCTCCTACAGCCACGTGGTGCTCAAGGAGGTGCGCTTTTTCAACCTGCAGGTGCTCTACCCGCTTCTCAGCGACCCGGCGCTCAACCTGCACATCGTGCACCTGGTGCGCGACCCGCGGGCTGTGTTGCGCTCCCGGGAGGCGGCGGCCAAGGCTCTGGCGCGTGACAATGGCATCGTGCTGGGCACCAATGGCACATGGGTGGAGGCCGACCCTGGCCTGCGCGTGGTGCGTGAGGTGTGCCGTAGCCACGTCCGCATCGCTGAGGCCGCCACACTCAAGCCGCCACCCTTCCTGCGCGGCCGCTACCGCCTGGTGCGCTTCGAGGACCTGGCGCGGGAGCCACTGGCAGAGATCCGGGCACTCTACGCCTTCACCGGCCTAAGTCTCACGCCACAGCTCGAGGCCTGGATCCACAACATCACCCACGGATCCGGACCTGGTGCGCGCCGCGAAGCCTTCAAGACTTCGTCCAGGAATGCGCTCAATGTCTCCCAGGCCTGGCGCCACACGCTGCCCTTCGCCAAGATCCGCCGCGTGCAGGAACTGTGCACTGGTGCTCTGCAGCTGCTGGGCTACCGGCCTTTGTACTCTGAGGCTGAGCAACGCGACCTTGCCCTGGATCTGGTGCTGCCACGAGGCCTGAACAGCTTCAGCTGGGCGTCGTCCACGGCCTCACACCCCCGGCATTAG